Genomic window (bacterium):
TCACCGTCGGACTCCTCGTCGCCGGCTACACCGACCCCCGGGGCACCATGGACGCCACCAGGATGCTGCGGCTGACCAGTTCGCTGCAGGCGTACCATCGCCGGCACGGGCACGCGCCCGATCCCGAGGGCGTGGTGCGCTACCTGCTGGCGGGGACCGACCTGCCACGCTCTGTCCTGTCGTGCCTGATGCGGGCCGAGGAGAGCCTGCGGGGCGTCGGTTCGGTCGCCGGTGCGCTCGACGGGCCGCGCCGCCGTGCGGGTCTGCTGCGCGCCCGCCTCGAGCTCGGCGAGATCACCGAGGCGATGGCGCAGGAGCCGCTGCCGGTCCTGTCGGATCTCCACTGGGACTTGGCCGAGGTGGCGAGCGAGATCGCCGCCGGGGTTGTGCCCCCGCTCGGCTTCCCGACGGCCAGCTCCGAGTACCTGCGCCCCGGTGGGGCTCATCCGGGAGCGCAGATGCGGCCGGGAGACTGCTGAGCAATGTCGCGGCACCACAGACCGTCGTTCCGGCGAAGGCCGGAACCCAGTGTTCAGGATGGCGATCCGGTCTGCAGCCGCATAGCTCGGAACACTCGTCGGACGACCCGAGCGGGGCGGCCGTGAGGCTGGACATCCGCTACCGGATGCACTTCCGGTACTCCAGGCCGGTCCGGGAGTCGCAGAACGAGGTGCGGGTCCGCCCCCGCGATGACGAGACGCAGCGTGTCCTGTCGTCGCGGCTGACCACGGAGCCGGAAACGCCGGTGTTCAGCGCGTTCGACTACTGGGGCACCGCGGTTGACCACGTCGGCGTCCGGACCCCGCACGCGTCACTCGAATTGGTTGCCGAGACGTCCGTCGAGACTTCGGCCCGCCCGGTGCTGGTGCCCGACGCTCCGATCGAGGGCTTGTCGTCCCCCGGCTTCCGCGCCGCCCACTTCGAGTTCCTCGAGTCCTCCGAGCATGTCCGCTGGCAGATCGGCGACGGCGTCGCCGAGAGGGCCGCAGCGGCGGTGAGGGGCGCCGGTTCGGTACCGGAACTCCTGGCCGCAGTGGTGGCGGAGGTTCGGGGGGCGCTGCGCTACGAGTCCGACACGACCGACATCGGCGTGTCGCTGGGCGCGTTGCTCGCCGGCGGGGTCGGGGTCTGCCAGGACTTCGCGCACCTTGCGATCGGGATGCTGCGCAGTGTCGGCGTGCCCGCCCGCTACGTGTCGGGCTACCTCTTCGCCGCCGATGAGACCGCGGCGAGAGAGGAGACCGCGGACGTGGTGAGCGTGCAGACCCACGCCTGGATCGAGGCGGCGGTTCCCGGCGTGGGCTGGTGGGCGCTGGATCCGACCAACGGCGGCGACGTGGGGGAGCGGCACGTCGTCATCGGTTGCGGGCGCGACTACAGCGACGTGCCACCCGTGCGCGGGGCGTTCATGGGCGGTGCCTCAGCCGAGGTCGAAGCCGAGGTGGTCATCGGCAGGCGACCGTCCGACGAGCCCCAATCAACCCCCGGTCGCCACAGCCGCCCCCGCATCTTGACGAACGACCCCCCACCGCCACCCCCCGGCCACCAACACCAGCAACAGCAGCAATAGCCGGGCGACTTGCCCGGCAGGTGCGCCGGGAGGGCCTTGTGTCCGTGGTGGCGCTACGCGTAGGGGTCGCTGAACGGGCTCTGCTCCTGGAACGGGCGCGGCTGGCCGACGAACTGCACCAACTCGATGGAGACGCCGTCGGGGTCCCGCAGGTAGCAGGCCATGTTGCCCTTGTACTTGCCCCAGGCGCAGCGGACCGGCTCGGGCGAGCGGAACTCCGCCCGGCCCTGCAGCCGCTCGTAGTCCCGGTAGATGTCCTCCGTCTCCAGGCAGAGATGGGTGTTGCCGGCGTTGTAGGACTCCATGTCCACACGGCCGGGCCCCGGGTTGTGGTACTCCAGCATCTCCAGGACCGTGCCACCGGGCAGTTCCCAGAATGCGCAGGTCATGTCGCAGTTCTCGTAGCCCACGATGGTTCCCACGTAGTCGTCGATGTCTGCGGCCAGCCAGCTCGCCTGCCAGAACGGCTCTGCCTCGAGGAAATAACTCCACCACGGGACCGAGACCTCGAGGCTCTTGACTGTGATCCCGACGTGATCGACTGATTTGAACGCTGCCATGGCGTGTCCTCCCGTTGCTCGCGAGACCACGACCGTAGGTCATTCGCCATGCAGTCCGCTGAGGTGCAGCCGGTCGGCCTTGCCGCTGAAGGTGCGGGGGAACGCACCGAGGATGTGCACGCCCGCCGGGAAGAGCGACTCCTTAAGGCGCGCCCTGATGAACTGCTCGATCTCGGCCTCGTCCGCGCTGCCGGGCGTGGAGAGCTCCACGAAGCAGCGGACATCCCCGATGCCGTCGATGACCACCGAGGCGTGGCGGACCGCGGGATGGTCGTAGGCGACGTCCTCCACCTCGCGCAGGAACCCGCCCCGGCGCTGGGCTGCGTCGGCCTCCTGGACCCGGCCCATCACCTTGATGTGTCCGTGCACCGAGGCGACGCCGACGTCGCCAGTGTGCAGGACCCCGCCGGCGGTGGTCTTGGCGTAGGCCTCGGGCTTGTTGCGGTACTCGCCGAAGAATCCCTCGGCCACCACGACCTCGCCGATGCTGCCGGTGGGGAGTTCACGGTTGTCGGAGTCGGCCACGAAGGCGAGCCGGTCCGGCAACGGGCGGCCGGCGAAGCCCTCGGGGGCGGTCTCGTCGCCGGGTGTGCCCAGGACCATGAAGCCGCCGAGTTCGCTCTGGCCGTAGCTCTCGGCGAGGGGGATGCCGAGGTGCTCGCGGTAGTCGCGCTTGATGCGGGGCGCCAGCGGCGAGCCTCCCGACAGCGCCAGGCGCAGCCCGTGGCTGGGCCTGTTCTCCTTCGCCAGGCCGACCACGTCGGCGAGGGTCAGCGGGTAGGCCACGAGCACGGTGCCGCCGTGGGCGCCGATGTCGTCCCAGACCTCGCTGGGCGTGTGGCCGGCGGCGAGGACCACGTGGGCGCCGGTGTGCAGCGCCGGCATGGCGCTGGCCACGAGCTGGAAGCTGCTCGCGACCGGCGTGGTCGCCACCAGCACGTCGCTCATCCCGTAGCCGAGCCGCTCAGCGATGCAGGCGGTCCCCAGCGTGACCGGGCCGCTGGTGAGCACCACGCCCTTCGGGTCGCCCGTCGTGCCCGAGGTGTACGACAGGAACAGGGGAGAGGACTCGTCGTGATCGTTCGGTGCGGTCGCCGTGGCGCCGGCGTGGACCACGTCAGCCAGCCGCGCCGCCTCGATGCCCAGGATCTCGGCGAGGCGCGGGCGGTTCTCGTCATCGGAGACGACGACGGCCGGGTCCATGTCACCGACGAAATAGGGAAGCCGGTCGTCGGCGGTGCGGGCGTCGATGAGCGCCGGCAGGGCGCCGAGTCGCCAGGCGGCGAAGATGGCGAGCCACGCCTCGATGCTGTCGGGGCTGCACACGCCGACGGTGCTGCCCGGCTCGACGCCCAGCTCGGCGAGCGTGCCCGCCACCACGGGAACCCGCTCGCCGACCTCGGCGTAGCTGACCGTCGTTCCCTCGCGGCTCAGCGCCGGCCTGTCGGCGTGGCGTTCGCATGCCCGCTCCAGAACGGTGACGATGTCCATGTGTTGTCCTCCCTGCAGGTCGGTCTTCTACAGCTCGATGCGGGTCCTGCCGATGTTCGCCTTAGCGAGGTAGCCGTCGATGACGTCCATCGCCTGGCGGCGCAGCGCCTCGATGTCCAGCTTGACGAACTCCCGATCCTCGACGACGACGCTCCCGTCGACGATGACGTGCCGCACGTCGGAGCCCCCGGCGCGGTGCACCACGCTCCAGGCCGGATCGAGGATCGGATCGATACTCAAGCCCCGGGCGGAGACGCAGATCAGATCGGCGAGCGCGCCGACGGAAATCTCGCCGAGCTGGCCGCCGAGGCCCACCGCCTTGGCGCCGTTCGCCGTGGCCATGCGCAGGGCAACCGCCGGGGAGATGGCTCCCGGGTCCTCGTTGCGGATCGACTGCAGGAGCACCTCTTGGCGCATCTCGCAGAACATGTCGGCCATCTGATCGATCCCCAGCCCGACGTTCACCCCGGCGTCCAGCAGGTCCAGCACTCGGGTGAACCCTTTGGCCAGCTTCATGTGGTTGCTGGGGCAGTGCACGACGTGGCTGCCGGTGCGTGCCAGGAGTTCGATCTCGGCGTCGGAGAGCAGCACGCAGTGCACGAGTGTCACGTCGGGGCCGCAGAAGCCCAGCCGGTCGAGCAACTCGATCGGCCGGCATCCGTGCTCGGCCTGGACGCTCGCAACCTCGGCGGCGGTCTCGGCCACGTGCGTGTACAGCCGCAGGCCGTACGTGGAGGCGAATTCCCGCGCCGCGGCGTAGTCCTCGGGTGCGGCCTGGCGGAACGACACCGGCGCCAGCATGATCCGCTCGGCGGGCGTGCCGTCGGTGAGCAGCGAGCGGACCCGCCCGAATCCCTCGGCGAGCGGCTCGCTGATCGGGTCGTAGCCCTGCGTCATGAGGCCCCGGGCCAGGTACCAGCGGATGCCGGTGGCCTCGTAGCCGGCGATCGTGGCGGCGTCGAGCCCGTGCCGATGGAACGGGTACACGTGATCCACGACGGTCGTGACCCCTGACGTCAGGAGCCGGGCGGTGCTGTAGGCCGCCATCGTCTCGTACTCCACCGCCCCGGCGACCTCGTTCAGGCGCCAGTAGAACCGCAGCATCCCGTCCAGCTTCAGGCCCTCGCCGGCGTCCAGCCCGGGCGTCATGTCCCGCAGGTGGTCGTGCAGGTTCACGAGGCCGGGCAGGACGATCGTGCCCGAGGCGTCCACGCCGCGCCGCGCCCCCCGCGCGGGGCCTCCGATGGCGACGATTCGGCCGGCGTCGACATAGACGTCGCAGGTCGTGACGGTGCCCGCCTCATCGCAGGTGACGCAGAGACCTCCCGTCAGTACGAGATCGACGTCACCTTCTGGAGTCATCGGTTACCACCAGCCCTGCTCAGCCGCCGACCGCAACCCCGCAACGCCGGCGCCGTCGAGGCCCCAGTCGGCGAGCGTCTTGCCCTCGGCGGCGTAGTCGCGGCCCGACGCCACCGACGCCAACACGATGAGGCTGTCGGTCACGGGCACCTCGACGCCGAGTTCGCGGCCCAGCGACGAGGCCAGCACCAGCGAGTACGGCACGTCCTCGGAGACGAACCGGTGGTCCAGCGCGTCGGGCCCGCAGCGGAACTGCAACGTGGGGAGCAGGCTCGACTGCAGCGTCTCGTGCAGGTCGGCGCCCCGCCGCGGGGCCAGGCCCTGGCCAACCAGATAGTCCTCGTACGGCGTCGTGTTGGCGATGCCGAAGGCGGCGCGCATCGCCAGGAACTCACCGTCGAGCGCCTCGATGACGTTGACCACGCCGGGGGTCCCGCCGGCGCCCCAAAGCGTGAAGCTGCCCTCGGGCTGCTGGATCGCCCCCAGATTCAAGAGCATCGCCGGGACGTGGTCGATGGCGTTGAAGTTCAGCAGCAGCGTCTCCCAGACATTCTCCGCCGGGGTGACCCACGGCCAGATGGCGGTCGCCACGTCGGTGACGTGATCGATGCGGCCACCCGGCATCGCGGCGACGAGCGTCCCGCCGCTCTTCTGTATGGCTCCCACCTTCCCGGGGCCGGCGACCAGCGCGCCGTAGTAGGGGAGGGTGTTGGTGTCCGCGAGCGTGATGTCGGGCCGCCGGCCGATTGCCCGGAGGGCGGCGACGGCGGCGAATCCGCCGCCGGGCTCGCCGACCCAGAGCACGGTCTGGCCGTCCCGCCAGCGGGTCGCCAGCATCTCGGCCAGGGGCTCGTGGCCG
Coding sequences:
- a CDS encoding amidohydrolase family protein, with translation MTPEGDVDLVLTGGLCVTCDEAGTVTTCDVYVDAGRIVAIGGPARGARRGVDASGTIVLPGLVNLHDHLRDMTPGLDAGEGLKLDGMLRFYWRLNEVAGAVEYETMAAYSTARLLTSGVTTVVDHVYPFHRHGLDAATIAGYEATGIRWYLARGLMTQGYDPISEPLAEGFGRVRSLLTDGTPAERIMLAPVSFRQAAPEDYAAAREFASTYGLRLYTHVAETAAEVASVQAEHGCRPIELLDRLGFCGPDVTLVHCVLLSDAEIELLARTGSHVVHCPSNHMKLAKGFTRVLDLLDAGVNVGLGIDQMADMFCEMRQEVLLQSIRNEDPGAISPAVALRMATANGAKAVGLGGQLGEISVGALADLICVSARGLSIDPILDPAWSVVHRAGGSDVRHVIVDGSVVVEDREFVKLDIEALRRQAMDVIDGYLAKANIGRTRIEL
- a CDS encoding VOC family protein translates to MAAFKSVDHVGITVKSLEVSVPWWSYFLEAEPFWQASWLAADIDDYVGTIVGYENCDMTCAFWELPGGTVLEMLEYHNPGPGRVDMESYNAGNTHLCLETEDIYRDYERLQGRAEFRSPEPVRCAWGKYKGNMACYLRDPDGVSIELVQFVGQPRPFQEQSPFSDPYA
- a CDS encoding transglutaminase family protein — encoded protein: MRLDIRYRMHFRYSRPVRESQNEVRVRPRDDETQRVLSSRLTTEPETPVFSAFDYWGTAVDHVGVRTPHASLELVAETSVETSARPVLVPDAPIEGLSSPGFRAAHFEFLESSEHVRWQIGDGVAERAAAAVRGAGSVPELLAAVVAEVRGALRYESDTTDIGVSLGALLAGGVGVCQDFAHLAIGMLRSVGVPARYVSGYLFAADETAAREETADVVSVQTHAWIEAAVPGVGWWALDPTNGGDVGERHVVIGCGRDYSDVPPVRGAFMGGASAEVEAEVVIGRRPSDEPQSTPGRHSRPRILTNDPPPPPPGHQHQQQQQ
- a CDS encoding class I adenylate-forming enzyme family protein, with product MDIVTVLERACERHADRPALSREGTTVSYAEVGERVPVVAGTLAELGVEPGSTVGVCSPDSIEAWLAIFAAWRLGALPALIDARTADDRLPYFVGDMDPAVVVSDDENRPRLAEILGIEAARLADVVHAGATATAPNDHDESSPLFLSYTSGTTGDPKGVVLTSGPVTLGTACIAERLGYGMSDVLVATTPVASSFQLVASAMPALHTGAHVVLAAGHTPSEVWDDIGAHGGTVLVAYPLTLADVVGLAKENRPSHGLRLALSGGSPLAPRIKRDYREHLGIPLAESYGQSELGGFMVLGTPGDETAPEGFAGRPLPDRLAFVADSDNRELPTGSIGEVVVAEGFFGEYRNKPEAYAKTTAGGVLHTGDVGVASVHGHIKVMGRVQEADAAQRRGGFLREVEDVAYDHPAVRHASVVIDGIGDVRCFVELSTPGSADEAEIEQFIRARLKESLFPAGVHILGAFPRTFSGKADRLHLSGLHGE
- a CDS encoding NAD/NADP octopine/nopaline dehydrogenase family protein; its protein translation is MSIPSDITVIGTGGGGLTIAAELGLAGRPVVLADQPRFGASLEAVEAGGGIELTFRTSLTDTTSPSKLAPVAATSTDPAAAVEAAELVIICVPAFGHEPLAEMLATRWRDGQTVLWVGEPGGGFAAVAALRAIGRRPDITLADTNTLPYYGALVAGPGKVGAIQKSGGTLVAAMPGGRIDHVTDVATAIWPWVTPAENVWETLLLNFNAIDHVPAMLLNLGAIQQPEGSFTLWGAGGTPGVVNVIEALDGEFLAMRAAFGIANTTPYEDYLVGQGLAPRRGADLHETLQSSLLPTLQFRCGPDALDHRFVSEDVPYSLVLASSLGRELGVEVPVTDSLIVLASVASGRDYAAEGKTLADWGLDGAGVAGLRSAAEQGWW